From Xanthomonas citri pv. mangiferaeindicae:
TCCAGCCCGGCGATGCCGGCGGCTGGCTCGGGCCGTACGCGAAGGAAGGCGAGCTGCGCGACCCCTGGAACACCCCCTACGAGTTCCGCGCGCCGGGCGACGGCCAGCCCTTCGAGATCGTCAGCTTCGGCGCCGACCGCAAGCCGGGCGGCGACAGCGTCAACGCCGATATCCGCTACGAATGATCCCGCGGCGGCCGCGACCGTCGGCGCCGCGGCCGCCCCCTGGGCACGCGGCGCCGGGACGCCAGCGTGGCTTCTCGCTGCTGGAGGTCCTGCTGGTCGTGGGCCTGATCGCGGTGACCGGCGTGCTCGCCGCGGCGGCGATGAGTGGTGGCTTCGACCGCATCGCACTGCAGTCGACCGCAAAGGAACTGGCCGCGCAGTTGCGCTACACGCGGACCCAGGCGATTGCGACCGGCGAGCCGCAGCGCTTCGTGCTCGATCCCCAGGCGCGCACC
This genomic window contains:
- a CDS encoding type II secretion system protein GspH; the protein is MIPRRPRPSAPRPPPGHAAPGRQRGFSLLEVLLVVGLIAVTGVLAAAAMSGGFDRIALQSTAKELAAQLRYTRTQAIATGEPQRFVLDPQARTWQAANGRHGEIPAKLDVEFTGARELQASRSEGAIVFFADGAATGGRIRVMLRGAAWQVDVAWLTGEVRLGRGEP